The following proteins are co-located in the Castor canadensis chromosome 5, mCasCan1.hap1v2, whole genome shotgun sequence genome:
- the Adig gene encoding adipogenin, with product MCAMKYPIVPLVNDLTFSFLFFWLCLPVSVLLFLVIVWLHVLLSQDSQENDSDLCFTWEPWSKGLAESCQEGTLHSQEEE from the exons ATGTGTGCCATGAAGTACCCTATAGTGCCGCTGGTAAACGACCTCACATTTTCATTCCTGTTTTTCTGGCTTTGCCTGCCCGTGAGTGTGCTGTTGTTCTTGGTGATCGTCTGGTTACACGTCTTACTTAGCCAAG ATTCACAGGAAAATGACTCGGATTTATGCTTCACTTGGGAACCCTGGAGCAAAGGCCTGGCCGAGTCTTGCCAGGAGGGGACACTCCACAGCCAAGAGGAGGAATAG
- the Arhgap40 gene encoding rho GTPase-activating protein 40: MTQSAFLPAAWMERLALVPLALPCPRIPRARITKQPGCWVHLGISSGPSAGPGNLPLQERPPARCSVLCSAWEKSLFVNGFWMEMQRIQQRDEQKEEDGRGEAQLPEGEAEAQWLQDTGLSSLVGGPGLDGDHQGLLSTLTQTQVTAVCRRLDVYARSARRRHKAPIRDVRNIFGVFSSGEVSLENGDSGMKRTQLSSRASKSPPGTAEPDRPQEQAGREEVFNMDAAYSEQAASLLQRARPSQGGTCAWGKGPLPKFRVAKGRLGRLGVTRIGDLSSQDMKKVPPLALIELTALCDILGLDLKLSKAGKWKAPDTCLVGVPLDSLLEVDHKVLPSIQIPLLLQALLACLEKRGLDAKGILRVPGSQARVKGLEQKLERDFYAGLFSWDGVHPNDASDLLKRFLRKLPVPLLTAEYLPAFAAVPNLPDLKQRLQALHLLILLLPEPNRNTLKALLEFLRKVVAQEQHNKMTLWNVSMVMAPNLFLHQGHPPKLHKGEKQLAEGAAEVLCIMVHYQDLLWTVASFLVAQVRKLNDSSSRRPQPCDGGLETWLRRTHVDRDKTRDLLEATPKVAKIQAAWPSKNPFQVPLTPSTQVAHVLKQFSEDISPGSQNEEGCEDQDSLLPDNRSMESANFILYEVGGNISEHCLDSDTYLLDLHRANPHGEWVIKQSPT; the protein is encoded by the exons ATGACACAGTCTGCCTTTCTCCCTGCTGCCTGGATGGAGAGACTGGCCCTGGTCCCCCTGGCCTTGCCCTGTCCCCGGATCCCACGGGCCCGCATAACCAAGCAACCGGGTTGCTGGGTCCATCTGGGCATCAG CTCTGGCCCCTCTGCAGGACCTGGGAATCTGCCTCTGCAGGAGCGGCCACCTGCCCGCTGCTCTGTGCTGTGCTCAGCATGGGAGAAGAGCTTGTTTGTGAATGGCTTCTGGATGGAAATGCAGCGGATTCAACAGAGGGATGAGCAGAAAGAGGAGGATGGAAGGGGTGAAGCCCAGCTCCCTGAGG GGGAAGCTGAAGCCCAGTGGCTGCAGGACACAGGCCTGTCAAGCCTCGTTGGTGGCCCAGGCTTGGATGGTGATCACCAAGGGCTCCTGTCTACACTGACACAGACCCAGGTGACTGCTGTGTGCCGCCGGCTGGACGTCTATGCCCGTTCAGCCCGAAGACGACACAAGGCACCCATCAGAGATGTCAGGAACATCTTTGGGGTCTTCAGTTCAGGG GAAGTGTCTTTAGAGAATGGGGACTCAGGAATGAAACGGACCCAGCTCAGTTCCAGGGCTTCTAAGTCTCCTCCAG GAACAGCTGAGCCTGACAGGCCACAGGAGCAGGCTGGGAGGGAGGAAGTCTTCAACATGGACGCTGCCTACTCAGAACAAGCTGCTTCCCTCCTTCAGAGGGCCAGGCCATCTCAAGGAGGCACCTGTGCCTGGGGCAAGGGTCCCCTACCG AAGTTCAGAGTCGCCAAAGGCAGACTCGGCAGGCTCGGCGTGACGAGGATAGGAGACTTGTCCTCGCAGGATATGAAGAAGGTCCCTCCTTTGGCCCTCATAGAGCTGACGGCGCTCTGTGACATCCTTGGCCTGGACTTGAAGCTGAGCAAGGCGGGGAAGTGGAAAGCCCCAG ACACTTGCCTTGTTGGTGTGCCCCTTGACAGCCTGCTGGAAGTTGACCACAAAGTCCTCCCCAGCATCCAGATCCCACTGCTCCTGCAAGCC CTGCTGGCCTGTTTGGAGAAGAGAGGGCTGGATGCAAAAGGCATTCTCAGGGTGCCTGGGTCCCAGGCCAGGGTCAAG GGGCTGGAACAAAAGCTGGAGAGAGACTTCTATGCTGGCCTTTTCAGCTGGGATGGGGTTCACCCCAATGATGCCTCCGATTTGCTCAAAAGATTCCTGAGGAAGCTGCCGGTGCCTCTGCTCACTGCCGAGTATCTCCCAGCCTTTGCTGCTGTGCCCA ACCTCCCTGACCTGAAACAGCGCCTGCAGGCTCTTCACCTGCTCATTCTCCTCCTCCCGGAGCCCAACCGAAACACCTTAAAG GCACTCCTGGAATTCCTCAGGAAGGTGGTGGCCCAGGAACAGCACAACAAGATGACTCTTTGGAACGTTTCCATGGTGATGGCCCCTAATCTCTTCCTGCACCAAGGGCATCCCCCCAAGCTCCATAAGGGTGAAAAGCAGCTGGCAGAGGGTGCAGCTGAGGTGCTGTGCATAATGGTACACTACCAGGACCTGCTCTGGACG GTGGCCTCTTTCTTGGTGGCCCAGGTGCGAAAACTGAATGACAGTAGCAGCCGGCGCCCCCAGCCCTGCGATGGAGGCCTCGAGACTTGGCTTCGGAGGACACACGTGGATAGGGACAAGACGAGGGACCTCCTTGAGGCG ACTCCCAAAGTAGCAAAGATCCAGGCGGCCTGGCCTAGCAAGAACCCGTTCCAAGTGCCTCTGACCCCCAGCACCCAAGTGGCCCATGTCCTGAAGCAGTTTTCCGAGGACATCAGCCCTGGGTCACAGAATGAAGAGGGCTGTGAGGACCAGGACAGCCTCCTCCCAGA CAACAGGTCCATGGAGTCAGCCAACTTCATCCTCTATGAAGTTGGAGGAAATATCA GTGAGCATTGCCTGGACTCAGATACCTACCTCTTAGACCTGCATCGCGCCAACCCCCATGGTGAGTGGGTCATTAAACAGAGCCCCACCTGA